The sequence CTTcattgtagccatgagccaagcctaacattataagctgattaagacctattgaccgacTCACAGtcgcctaatatactagtggagaggggttgcgagaattttTCCTATTGACTGTCAATTGACACTTTTAATGAGTATGattttttgatcgaaacacacACACTCTAGAATTCTTTGCATTCACCCGATTGTGAGTGTGTTAATTTGATTATCTATTCATTTTGAACCTGTGaaaccttgaaaagtcctcatgatctatgaatgcatgaattgaatttggaagagagtgttttgaatttgagttgcGGAGTTTATAAGTTTGTGCGGTGAAATTAGtctgtgttttaaaattttcaaaaaatgttAGTGAGTTGGATATGGATGgatgtgaaaattttgaaagtaCTGAGGCCAGTGTTCCGtagtatttcttgatttttgtttgttctgtttcattCTGTATTTGCACgacttactcgagggcgagtaaggaTTAAGTGtaggggtatttgatagtcgtgttttgtttgcatattttaatgttattttgttagtagtttgcatacattcatatgtctttgttcatgttttatcttagttttgttttaTGCATGAATTTAGCTACATAATATACTcacgggtttaatgtgtaggaattATCAAGTTTTAAGAAGAAATCAGATTTTTGCTCATGCGCTCGATCATACGAACTCACAGGATCGAGCGTGACATCTGAAGATTCAAGGCAGTAGGTTCCCCActtttcatgcgctcgatcggaccaactcataggatcgagcgcggccgagGAATTTTTAAAACAGTGTTTTCGCAActtttcatgcgctcgatcggacgtactcatgcgatcgagcgcggatGTCGGTTCGGgaaagattttttatttttagaaactcttttattttggactttagtttttattaggcttttattccgtttttaggagattattatcagacttttacAATCtctttggaggctaggttttgtattacaactctctctcaagttttcttcttttcttttgaatttttcttgagtttttcatgaatcgttgtagctaaacttttatacttggttgagggagatgaaaccttgatataatttattcatgagattcgattttcagtgtttaattccttgttgagtatcaatagttggtctgttttatttcatgcttgtatgtgagattttaggattggccatattaggattttgctatacaatctatagttaaattagaatttaaatctgtaattgtttgaatcaactaatttgcgaagcaactacgtttgatattttctgttgttgaatttattaaatcgtaggaacaactattgactaggctaaatacaaattctggtgtttgtgttgtctagattcatcagtttcactcatttaaatgctaccttagatttaaatctagatcgctggaatccgggttaatttattggtaagagttaatttagaacgctggtgtctagttaactaagattaaggtgaaacagaaatttgattttcaatgatgaatatttgataggattaattatttttaggtaatcgatgattgaatgaataaatatcaagggtgtagtcgaccgatgcCAAagcttgtctcttattgatttctctagttaaattttcaatcttgcatgatagtgataatattactttttaattgcttaaattatTAGTAGTTAATTCCAAAACTTAAAAAACCCTCCTTtagtttatttagaacacattaaatttatctttcctcgtgagaacgatctctactcacactactgcattatttgtttatctgattgagtcgggtaatttggacgtgacacgactaagcgctactaGCAGGTACAATGTTTGAAAGGAGATTCTATAGGTATGATAGTAGTGAGGATTGGGGGAGAGAAAGGAGAAATTATGGGAGTaggagagagagaaaaattgaTGTATGATGGTTATCGTGGAGAAAaagattttgaatattatttggataggattaagaaaaataaaatttcgtcGTTCCATGGAGATATGGATTCGGAATCATATTTGCGTTGAGAGAAAAGGGTAGAGTTTATATTTGAAGGTCGTGACTTTTCTGAAGCTAAGAAGGTGAAACTTGTCATAAAAGTGTTTATcgactatgcttgcacttggtgggatCGATTAGATGAGAATAGGGAAAGACGTGGAATGAGTCCTATTTAtacatgggatgagatgaagaGAGTCGAAAACGTTTTGCTCCTAATCACTATGAGAGGAGAAGTGGAGTTCCAAAACGTGaacatcaaggtacatctaaattttcaaatgatatgaatcttgatgaataagattagcaaacacaataataaattaaatcgcaccctctaaccaataatcaaagatccaaagtgttttttccaatttttgaaacaagaaaaattgataaaatttttgatttccacctttaatcgacatgacgattaacaacagaaatcacgataatcgaaaccaaagaaaacctttaGATAACTTGTATATGACAATCTTCAGTAaaaaatcaattgacaaacgtttccaagtaattaaactgagaaagtttgattCGAAAAGCCAAATcaattgaataaaattctagagagaatttcaataatttgtgtataaactgaatctgaattatgttattcaataatgaatgtatttgttgtatttataatacaactacaaaataataaaagatattgcaaaataatatctaaagatatcaaagatatctccttaAAGTTTCCTAGTCTAATTAGAACTctaaaaaataggaaaataatatcaaaatatcaaaatcccgcacacacacacaaaacacgCCGAGGTGTGTGTTTTTCCCAAAAaaactcgctcgctcgagcggaagaaatcctcgctcgagcgagaacatgcgctcgctcgagcggacgttATACGCACTTGAGCGAAAAACGCTCTGTCTGACAAATTcctttgagctcgctcgagcggacgaTACCCGCGCTCGAGCGATAAACTCTCTGCccgaattttattttcttcattcTTTTTTACTCCTAgcacttcaaaaattcataggcAACTTCCAAACTGATCTTCAAGCTCTTCAATTTGATTTTCACGTAATCCAAATCCTTCAGTTCTCGAGGACAAATTACGAACCAAATCTTGAAACAATATGAATCGTTGAGCatctcctagattcatatcacctTGTCACCCTCAAACCAGTGGTCAAGTGGAGGTATCAAATAGAGAGGTTAAAAGGATTCTTGAAAAAACTGTCAGCTCTTGTCGAAAAGAGTGGTCGAATAAGTTATATGACGCTTTGTGGGATTATCGAACCGCGTTTAAAACACTTATAAGAATGTCTCTTTTTAGGATGTTATATGGCAAAGCATGTCATCTACTTGTGGAACTCGAACATAAAGCTTTATGGACCACTAAATTTCTTAATACTGAAGTAAATGCCACATGTGAGGAGCGAATTCTGCAGCTAAACGAGCTTGAAGATCTCAGATTGGATGCCTACGAAAATGCCAAGCTGTATAAGGAAAAGACAAAAAGATGGCATGATCAGAATATAATAGTTCGAGAATTTGAGTCGGGCCAACAGGGTATTATTGTTTAGTTCCCGACTGAAACTTATGTCAGGTAAGTTGTGCTTGCGCTGGTCTGGACCATACACTATCACGCAAGTTTTTCCATATGGCAATGTGGAAATAACTAGTGCCACAACTCGCTAGTTCAAAGTCAAAGGCCAAAGGCTAAAAATTTACCGTGAGGGTTAGTGGAGAAGAATCAAACCACTATGGACCTGCAGGATCCAAGTTAGTAAAGAAAAGTACAGTCGaactatagactataaatttaacGCTGACTGGagacaacccagtgtttttcttccctttctttttattttattttcgtttAGTTTtgttatttcataaataaaaattttaaattttaaattttaaataattttgttctcgctcgagcggcaagaactatccgctcgagcgagaatagtTCTGTTTTGAAACAATTTTTGCGCCAAAATCACGCCCGAGCGCACAAAACTCTCCGCTAGAGCGCGAAGAGTTCTGAATTTTacgaaattttaattttttcatgcTGGAGCGCGCAACTTTCTGCACTCCAGCGTGCCGGGATCTGCGTCATATAAACACGCAGATCCCCTTTCTCCCCCTCCCACTTCTTTTCACCCTATCTTTGAAACCCTACTCCCTCCCCTCTAAATTCGGCGCTCTCACCTATTCTTCTCCTTCAAATCGTAGGTTTCTCTCATGCACACTCTTCGGACCAATTTTTACAAGAACCATGCCGCCCAAGCGAGCCAAGGTCACCGCCCAAGCTTCATCTTCTTCGTCCAAGCTTGACGGCAAATTCGTGTCCTTGGAAGCCCAAAAAAAGTATGACCATGCGAAGCTTCATAGAAATCCTATTCCCATGCATGGTCTTGAACTCTCTTCGCATACAAGTTGTCTTGGTTTGGACGTTAAGGCTAGGGGTTGGGCTAAATTTTGCACACAACCTAAGGCCGTTGTGGTGCCCGTGGTTCAtgaattttatgctaatgctGCCGAATGGGAAGATGGCAAAGCTTTTTTGAAAGGCAAGATTGTGTCGTTTGATGAAGACATGTTGAATCGATTTCTGGAAACCCCTCCAGTGGATGACATGATGTACCAAGCCTTGAAAGCAAACCCGGATTACAATGCGATCATCGATGCGGTTTGTCATGAGGGGGCTGTTTGGAAGGACCCGATCAAATTCTTACACTTCCCAGAATGATTTTTGCGACTCAATCCGGCACTGTGGTATGCCTTTTTGACCAAAATATTGATGCCGGTATCACATACTAGTGATGTTCATACGGATTGAGCTATATTGTTGTATGCTCTGACGAAGAACTTCCCTATCAATGTTGGGCAATTGATTCATTCACAAATCCGCCAATCAATCTACACTTCGTCAATCGGTTTGTTCTTCCCGTCTCTTATTTCTGAGCTATGTGCTAAATTTGGAGTTCAGTTTCACGATGATGAAGAGTGGCTTCAACCTACGAAGACGGTTGATGACTCCGCACGGAAGGGaaagaatgtagtgacccgtatccgtgattaacaattaatgagtaattaatcatgtaatcatgtttggattaagtaaaacatgattaaggaagtccaagaggattaacggagcccaggaatggatccaggacactcgaaattgATTTATAAggttccaagactcgagtgggatcggaagcaacgatccaggatcggagcgtccgatcgacgatcggaacgtccgatcaagaacggagcttccgatggctgtcggtgacaggtgtgtggttgcatgtggaccgaattgacacgtggcgAACAGAGCatccgatcggggaacggagcttccgatctgccggaacggaacgcccgatcgaggaacggagctttcgatcgacgtctataaatatagggtccgagctcctcatttcttgccaattccgaattcctctccttcgccctagtagctttattttgggctttgagtactcttattttagagttggagtaggaaatatactttagtatagtcagacagtgtctgacatagtagcggggcagtgctcgtgtagcagagcagtgctcgaagctaTGGATCTGCAGCATGggtgtgccctagttgcgggatagtcgccatcagtgggctgacgacagacgcaggtatagctatggtctccttaaattatttaggagtatgcaatagcttagttaaggcttttagagcttaatgaatgatgcatggatatttgcattgtagagttgttgataggcttggaacctagagtgggactgctaggatttgcctgtagtgaggtacgtaagtactgactgagatggccagcatgatatatattatatgtgttacatgagtatgtgctatgtgtttaccatgttttacggctttagcacatgcatatgtttttacggacaCTGCATCGAGTACGATGTGAgttatgacagtttccatcagtcgaggcgattcttcctgaggattcgtgtcttgggaatatacgagtaccacgcggagtcgctctctagcactacaacaaaaatgctcAAACACAACActtcaaagacaacgctttttacaaaaagcgttgttgttttttaaattacaacgcttttagtgaaaagcgttgtctatgagcgttttttttaggtcaaagacaacgctttttaaaaagcgttgtctatgagcgtttttttctgtttacaacaacgctttttaaaaagagTTGTGgataaatcttttttttttattttaaataataataataataataataataataataataataataataataaaacatataccCAACCCTTCACGTtgaaaaaataaacccaaaatccccaaacccttGTCGCGATTTCTCCCTCTCGTTTTTGCTCTCTTTCTATTCCAACTACTGCTTTTCCATCATTCGCGATTTTTGCCGCTTAGTCGCAAAAGTCTTGTAGTTGAAGAGTTTGAAGAAGGCCTTGACGAGGGACATCTTGTAGTTGATGAGCTTATTCGCAGTCCGGAACCTTGCTCTGGTACTTGGCGACTCCGGAGACGAGGCGATGGCCATAAGGTCTAGGGCTTTGCGACATCAACACATGCCCATCGGTGAAATTGCTCACCCCTGCCTTCTGTCACAGTTTCTCGCAGCCAAGTCGTACGTGTTCCATTCTTCTGGCCTCTCTTTAGCCCTAGCTCGTACACCCCTCTTTTTTCCCTTCATATGTCTTCTTAGATATATGTGGGGGAGGATTTATATCTTTTTAATGGATTTTTGTTTACTTGGGCTTCTGTTTTTGTTCCATTAATGACAATGATTTGAGTAAAACATTCTTATTCTTTTTGATTTCTTTGCCTCATTGGAGATGGCACGCTATCTGTTTGCAATTTAAGAAGCAACAAGGTAAACTTATCTGTTGTTTGTGTTTGATCTTCTAATGCATATTGGCTAGATCATTAGCCAACTTACCCCAGTTGATAAGTAATTTCTTTCTTCGTATTTCTACTCTGCAGGTTCAAACAATATCCGAGTTCTCTGAGGATGAACTGCTTTCTGTTGTGATTATGAAGGTTGGGTCCGACTAGAAAAAGTGCACAAATAAATTTTCCAGATTGCATATAAAGAGATCCGtccatatataataataatacttgatttcttATGTTATACAAAGGTTGGGTGCAGGTGTGTTTTATGAATGTGCTAGTATGATCTACTATTTTTTGGTTCATGAGGTGACAGAATTCTGTGTTGGTTCGTTTCTGATTTTCTTGCTTCCAGTTGTCTTTTTACCGTTGTAGAAAAATGAATCTAAAAACAATATTTGATACATTTGTCGTACCGGTATTTTATTGGGATTTGCACACGTCCCACTCCAACAAGAGTGAAATTCTGTTCAAGTCATATGGCCACACTtcctttatttgtatttttattttttataaatattattgtCTTTTACTCAATTTGGgtatatatatctataatttTAATCCATTACCTATCATGCTCTATCCTTGGTATCTAA comes from Henckelia pumila isolate YLH828 chromosome 4, ASM3356847v2, whole genome shotgun sequence and encodes:
- the LOC140862442 gene encoding WD repeat-containing protein JIP5-like; its protein translation is MPPKRAKVTAQASSSSSKLDGKFVSLEAQKKYDHAKLHRNPIPMHGLELSSHTSCLGLDVKARGWAKFCTQPKAVVVPVVHEFYANAAEWEDGKAFLKGKIVSFDEDMLNRFLETPPVDDMMYQALKANPDYNAIIDAFHDDEEWLQPTKTVDDSARKGKNVVTRILEEFEEGLDEGHLVVDELIRSPEPCSDGTLSVCNLRSNKVQTISEFSEDELLSVVIMKNGRKVVCGTQTGTLLLYSWGFFKDCSDRFIDLSPNSVDALLKLDEDRIITGSENGIISLVGILPNRVIQPIAEHSEYPVERLGMTFIYPFN